A part of Halictus rubicundus isolate RS-2024b chromosome 4, iyHalRubi1_principal, whole genome shotgun sequence genomic DNA contains:
- the LOC143353466 gene encoding uncharacterized protein LOC143353466 isoform X1, whose protein sequence is MTETDMVDSLQEESEKKAVDTMSQSEDVYAPEEPTPDIPISLLDIQMPETPESTKGQTSDGDMPRLESPRLLKPVLGKVQAKKRLMAFVNKFNVLPKVPNKSSLLQAHSAKAFKTKLGDEKSLQNDSSTSLSVDSDSVQQFHSRHSGSGKSKKKTEEKILAIEEIRREESKSKMLLAEAMAAASLEEENFVNRNGQNLLESVKSIRDRNKQDDNVSRKSSSKSSMENKYSERRRYGREDRSRNRESKDYSSGRERYYKDRDQRRKEKGKKDERNKGDDVSRYEESRDRREDERDRKDDDKDRWEDVREKKGAKEKRESVREKRSLSREKSSEVRDKKEKERDKDKGKEKDITNLSSWLELKKCGITMDDIIDIRRRDYSDRSAKNRTADDYIRLFDQMLLLNDCRLKRYAFTAEGLDGPKEYPPESVRVTKRGRPQLLYSENPRTSLFLSHEQILQTVAGDRREKIREICDTDIARDNAEVAEKPTRVRSWYPKAGICKASEKVKWQFPVNVQLPRSKWDSEDEDRLSNEVERRVEEEEEEEEGEEEESEVKSVDIERGQETFSSRSSVIEDTKNDKTAINEDTESCIAKNVDNDNRQSTSPLLQSTGDEKLASEYEQFMKMVCTDIPASKEFSPKTAPTKSTSPLSYHDFNIEINLPEDNNFAFAEHGEKPEKVDTSNEDTLSSKETRQNVEVPEVEEDHASSAGSRIQVQQSEAVGEKSESDDSRSIPSDWENVRIKVERLSDENSDSREVRKKKRRKKMTSSSDSSSTTSSSDSEEEVKKRKRKRKLSDDYSSASDSNSSESSSSSSDSSSSDDKRKKRRKRKRKAEKRKKKAKRIAKTKKKRRRKVSVDSSNSDSSDNRKKKKAASKKAKEKREHVEKENDNGDTIQKSPLQPCSSMKKIKEERKAESRKRSVEKHNLWSKEQELMRNVISDSGNKAHKNEEKRSKPEERYLEEWEVDSVIMAQQKGESVSKSDMDKIESVEDDFRKADKKDERVKKDERSKKDERLKEKCSSIVKEIIQPGTTIEEEIDVKKKKKRDKENKGSNEFLADWEKLEKQKKEKWGETEFDTLNVLSLTQLEREVNKRQLLADEWEVDSLEAVPDLLVNKKKPSRISKKVEKEVRYDKKTDTYISIDKETSRESKKRQDRLSAMRIWEEEQEEGEREAIMLMEQKHKRKRDEWDIEEETYLREKEERKDSIEKNISAIDSIHKETNEASSDVDACVKQDAIAAKKNKKSRWDIASQAEEKIEHKAPVMWEEECAEWTKLNKFDRKSDKLERADAILPKTKVKDEDVDQQPRKSVSKGADFIDLFSRKSQDDLLEASWTSEEPTRNKSRLKSVENSSQRDIFFNKEQIPPTSIKDPNTTEQLKDMFEIDVKLPTKNIELYSPSSPVPSQKSEDVEQFGNDNSSSLSLKENLMQDKLKKESAVVSDEESISNIPLQIKYREGKYSKSSMMKEEFEEILGMQTDDQSAQKMFLTKGSEPSLADLPINEPCPDTSNYKPLRMDIFAEYESDECRSKLNAKITETVVNSSKSEESTEGKAALKLIPKQLLIRRNNGRGKAKLISDDPMQHAAALLTIQKKLRESHAVRNDMQSVPCEESANDFKIECEKPATVDKKMAGDVVPTEQAIDADVKADSKNLSAIAKTLIMPASESPRAAKVDFNRVEEFKSSEKGVSKEEELKKARFSVKDVSDSETQVRSPSREQRKRSPSKKESEKRVSSDRGKEKREKKFDDRERSERRDGRSSKQDYSEKRRSSPSNSRRRRRSVSPRTSWERERSRSESHSRSWSRSRSKSPKRKDGSFSSRDKRSSRLDEERSRSKADDRRERSTRTPPRSTTASYNKDHFKKYGSSKDRDDWSRRKYDSMERDREKEGRPYDPMEVLRERNADSDRHREGRFRGDETDRSYWPYESENIPRDRNESLESYPNGQDLDLDYEEKVYYRDDSIERDIMEGPLRPASKFPQRRSISGSRRDRQWEKDRESVDLDRHGHSRRPEKPAPMRGRTSPRPRRSSPRVSHDRFRRGSRSRSRSWSRSRSRSRTRSRSRSTSRSRSLRSRSRSRSRSGSRSRTRSTSGSRLRSPDHGLRMPERLRSSRSPSVGRGRAGESSRERKDEHDNRKLDSCGERGRRIETIVQSVSGLARDSAVLDSEMHMADNMETVAAGFQYPNENEVGNEYYYSENNLTYPPCIDDSATSSPKRLSLDDRLELELGIKKQQDTVGVASDYPDNFNTNVCYPSSPQQQQQMLYRQQPTVLQVGNVLQVVPADFNGMPAAHREPTSSSTAPIVRGSSQVVRVGNVLQVVPTSLDWSGGQPSSVEQPAGIMYPATVPQPSPVPSTSISIPVPVPVPMPVPVPTISASTPVPALSPVALPLAVPVPVPGPVPLPVAPAVFPRTEVPAPKTPVQPVYNYEVILETRRKEREERKRLREMRRKEKERRRIERINRRALRMLEKSTMRQTDSGQPKSSSLDPAVLKALRETDEQAETEEQPVPVASEKEEGASVAALPASTEEEDVPVDDDEEEEEEEEPEVEDDEEDEEEPEEDEEEDEDDDEKSSSRMSNRRTEMDDAAVATTSETSNVNLETESKDWPELPPPPLKGILVAPGFRRSLVPNGNLDDLSTPENESDDNGEKEWLDIDKFNESNKEEMGENKSGKSKAQVKIKSKSLKLSIRKRSKKSVQFADGIKPGEGTSPSGGEGDMPSPPPPTAVITRDGVREIRRSSSRKSRKQEKRSRPPKAKKKVKVKIIKLKKPRVTPLTAMMMDDSDELDDRSPPPPPSGSPPPPHLWPSYLSAYNSIARPTEAPSTSSTVANAVVAPPPPTPLPLLIPPPPLNYTIQPCSKA, encoded by the exons TGTGTCTCGTAAAAGCAGTTCGAAATCGTCGATGGAGAACAAATATTCTGAGAG GAGACGATACGGTAGAGAAGATCGAAGTAGAAACCGAGAATCAAAAGATTACAGTAGCGGTAGAGAACGATATTACAAGGACAGAGATCAGCGTAGGAAAGAGAAAGGTAAAAAGGACGAGAGAAATAAAGGAGACGATGTAAGTAGATACGAAGAAAGccgggatagaagagaggacgAGAGAGACAGGAAAGATGACGATAAAGATAGGTGGGAGGATGTGAGGGAGAAGAAAGGGGCGAAAGAGAAACGGGAAAGCGTTAGAGAAAAGAGAAGCCTCTCAAGAGAGAAAAGTTCCGAAGTCAGAgataagaaagagaaagaaagagataaggacaaaggaaaagaaaaagatatcACGAATTTGTCTTCGTGGTTGGAGCTGAAGAAGTGTGGTATAACGATGGATGACATCATAGACATCAGAAGGCGCGATTATTCGGACCGATCAGCGAAGAACAG AACAGCTGATGATTACATACGTTTGTTTGACCAAATGTTACTGTTAAATGACTGCCGTTTAAAACGGTACGCTTTCACCGCTGAGGGACTGGATGGACCTAAAGAATACCCGCCTGAGTCAGTGAGGGTGACCAAAAGAGGAAGACCTCAGTTGCTTTATTCAGAGAATCCTCGCACCTCGCTCTTCCTGAGTCACGAACAGATCCTCCAGACCGTCGCCGGTGATCGACGCGAGAAAATACGGGAGATATGTGACACGGATATTGCACG AGACAATGCAGAAGTCGCTGAGAAGCCTACGCGTGTTCGCAGCTGGTATCCAAAAGCGGGCATATGTAAGGCCAGCGAAAAGGTGAAATGGCAGTTCCCTGTCAACGTGCAATTGCCTAGATCGAAATGGGACAGTGAGGACGAAGACAGGTTGTCCAACGAGGTAGAGCGacgagtagaagaagaagaggaagaggaagaaggagaagaagaagaaagcgaAGTGAAATCAGTCGACATAGAGCGAG GTCAAGAGACATTTTCTTCGCGTTCAAGCGTAATAGAGGACACCAAAAACGACAAGACAGCCATCAACGAAGACACGGAATCGTGCATCGCCAAGAACGTTGACAATGACAATAGACAATCAACGTCCCCGCTGCTACAGTCTACGGGCGACGAAAAATTAGCGTCGGAATACGAGCAATTTATGAAGATGGTTTGCACCGATATCCCAGCGTCGAAGGAGTTCTCTCCGAAAACGGCTCCAACGAAGTCCACCTCGCCATTGAGCTACCACGACTTCaacatagaaattaatttaccaGAAGACAATAACTTCGCGTTTGCAGAACACGGTGAGAAACCAGAAAAAGTTGACACGAGCAACGAGGACACGCTCAGCAGTAAGGAGACCCGTCAGAATGTTGAAGTGCCGGAAGTTGAAGAAGACCATGCGTCATCGGCCGGTTCCCGCATCCAGGTGCAGCAGAGCGAAGCAGTGGGGGAGAAGAGCGAATCCGACGATTCAAGATCGATTCCCAGCGACTGGGAAAACGTTCGAATCAAAGTAGAGCGCTTGAGCGACGAAAACTCGGATTCGAGAGAGGTCCGGAAGAAGAAACGACGGAAGAAGATGACATCTAGCAGTGACTCGTCCAGCACGACCAGTTCATCGGACTCGGAGGAGGAggtgaaaaagagaaaaagaaaacggaaattGTCCGACGATTACTCCAGCGCCTCGGACTCCAACAGCAGTGAGagcagcagcagtagcagcGATTCTTCAAGTTCGGATGACAAACGGAAGAAGAGAAGGAAGAGAAAACGGAAGGCcgagaagagaaagaagaaggcGAAGCGGATAgctaaaacgaagaagaagcgaAGAAGAAAAGTCAGCGTTGATTCCAGCAACAGTGACTCGTCCGACAAccggaagaaaaagaaagcgGCGAGCAAGAAAGCCAAAGAAAAGCGGGAACACGTCGAGAAGGAAAATGATAACGGGGATACGATACAAAAGTCTCCTCTGCAGCCTTGCTCGTCGATGAAGAAGATCAAGGAAGAGAGGAAAGCCGAATCTAGAAAGAGGTCCGTGGAGAAGCACAATCTTTGGAGCAAGGAGCAAGAATTGATGCGAAACGTTATTTCCGATAGTGGTAACAAAGCTCATAAGAACGAGGAGAAGAGGAGTAAGCCCGAAGAGAGATACTTGGAGGAATGGGAAGTGGATTCCGTGATCATGGCGCAGCAGAAAGGGGAGAGTGTATCGAAGAGTGACATGGACAAGATAGAGAGTGTCGAGGACGACTTTCGAAAGGCAGACAAGAAGGACGAACGGGTCAAGAAGGATGAGAGGAGCAAGAAGGATGAACGTTTGAAGGAAAAGTGTTCGAGTATTGTTAAGGAGATTATACAACCTGGTACGACCATCGAAGAGGAGATCGatgtaaagaagaaaaagaagagggaCAAAGAGAACAAAGGCAGCAATGAATTTTTAGCCGACTGGGAGAAGCTGGAGAaacagaaaaaggaaaaatggggagagACTGAATTCGACACGCTGAATGTACTGTCTCTGACACAACTCGAGAGAGAGGTGAACAAGAGGCAGCTGTTGGCGGACGAGTGGGAAGTCGACAGTTTGGAGGCTGTGCCGGATTTGCTGGTCAACAAGAAGAAGCCCTCGCGCATTTCGAAGAAAGTGGAAAAAGAGGTTCGGTACGACAAAAAGACAGACACGTACATCTCCATAGATAAAGAGACATCTAGGGAAAGCAAAAAAAGGCAGGACAGGCTCTCGGCGATGAGAATCTGGGAAGAGGAGCAGGAGGAGGGCGAACGGGAAGCCATAATGCTGATGGAACAGAAACATAAGCGGAAGAGGGACGAGTGGGACATAGAGGAGGAAACCTATTTGCGTGAGAAAGAGGAACgcaaggatagcatagaaaaaAATATCTCTGCGATTGATAGCATTCATAAGGAAACAAATGAAGCCAGCAGCGACGTGGATGCATGTGTGAAGCAGGATGCAATTGCTGcgaaaaagaacaaaaagagtcGCTGGGACATAGCATCGCAAGCCGAGGAGAAGATAGAACACAAAGCTCCGGTTATGTGGGAAGAGGAGTGTGCAGAATGGACAAAGCTAAATAAATTCGACCGTAAAAGTGATAAGCTAGAGCGTGCTGATGCCATTTTACCTAAAACCAAAGTAAAAGATGAAGACGTAGATCAACAGCCAAGGAAGTCTGTGTCTAAGGGTGCGGATTTTATTGATCTGTTCTCGAGGAAGTCTCAGGACGACCTATTGGAGGCGTCGTGGACCTCGGAAGAGCCCACAAGAAACAAGTCGCGTCTGAAAAGCGTGGAAAACAGCTCGCAGAGAGACATATTCTTCAACAAGGAGCAAATACCTCCGACGAGCATAAAGGATCCAAATACTACCGAGCAACTGAAAGACATGTTTGAAATAGACGTGAAGTTACCTACCAAAAATATAGAATTGTACAGTCCTAGCTCCCCGGTACCGTCACAGAAGTCTGAG GATGTTGAACAGTTTGGAAACGACAACTCAAGTTCTTTGAGTCTCAAGGAAAACCTGATGCAAGACAAGTTGAAGAAAGAGAGCGCTGTCGTATCTGACGAAGAATCCATTTCGAATATACCTCTCCAGATCAAGTACCGTGAAGGAAAGTATTCAAAGTCTTCTATGATGAAGGAAGAATTCGAAGAGATTCTAGGGATGCAGACGGACGATCAGTCGGCCCAAAAGATGTTCCTAACGAAAGGGTCGGAGCCTTCTCTCGCTGATCTCCCCATCAACGAACCATGTCCTGACACCAGCAACTACAAGCCATTGCGGATGGATATATTCGCCGAATACGAATCCGACGAGTGTCGCAGTAAACTGAATGCCAAAATTACCGAGACGGTGGTGAACAGCTCCAAAAGCGAGGAATCGACGGAGGGAAAAGCAGCTTTGAAGCTGATTCCCAAACAGCTGCTTATACGTCGCAACAACGGACGTGGGAAGGCGAAACTGATCTCGGACGACCCTATGCAACATGCTGCCGCCCTTCTAACAATTCAGAAAAAGCTCCGAGAGTCTCACGCCGTGAGGAACGACATGCAGAGTGTGCCCTGCGAGGAATCCGCCAACGATTTCAAAATTGAATGTGAGAAACCGGCGACAGTAGACAAAAAAATGGCCGGGGATGTCGTACCTACCGAACAAGCTATCGACGCCGATGTTAAAGCGGACTCCAAAAATTTATCTGCAATAGCGAAAACATTAATTATGCCCGCATCAGAGTCACCGAGAGCCGCGAAGGTCGATTTCAATCGTGTAGAAGAGTTCAAGTCCAGCGAGAAAGGGGTTAGCAAGGAGGAAGAGCTTAAGAAAGCTAGGTTCAGCGTCAAAGACGTCAGTGATAGCGAGACTCAGGTCAGATCGCCCAGCAGGGAACAAAGGAAGAGAAGTCCGAGTAAAAAGGAAAGTGAGAAACGAGTCAGCAGCGATCGAGGtaaggaaaagagagagaagaagtTTGATGATAGAGAGAGGAGCGAAAGGAGAGACGGTAGAAGCTCGAAGCAGGATTACTCTGAGAAGAGGAGGTCCAGTCCGTCGAATAGTCGCAGGAGACGAAGAAGCGTCAGTCCGCGTACGTCctgggaaagagagagaagtcGCAGCGAGAGTCATAGTCGTAGCTGGAGTAGAAGCAGAAGCAAGAGCCCAAAGAGGAAGGACGGGTCGTTTTCGAGCAGAGATAAGAGGAGTAGCAGACTCGATGAAGAAAGGTCTAGGTCGAAAGCagacgataggagagagagGTCTACTAGGACTCCTCCCAGATCTACCACTGCCTCGTATAACAAAG ACCACTTCAAGAAGTATGGTTCCTCTAAAGACCGTGACGATTGGAGCAGAAGAAAGTACGATTCCATGGAAAGAGACAGAGAAAAGGAGGGAAGGCCATACGATCCCATGGAGGTTCTAAGGGAGAGGAACGCAGACTCCGATAGACACAGAGAAGGTAGATTTCGAGGGGACGAGACGGACAGATCCTACTGGCCCTACGAATCCGAAAACATCCCACGGGATAGAAACGAGTCATTGGAGTCTTATCCCAATGGCCAGGATTTGGATCTTGACTATGAGGAGAAGGTTTATTACAGAGACGACAGTATTGAAAGGGACATCATGGAAGGTCCTCTCCGACCTGCATCTAAATTCCCACAAAG GCGAAGCATATCTGGCTCGAGAAGAGACAGACAAtgggagaaagacagagagtCGGTGGACCTAGACAGACACGGCCACTCTAGAAGACCGGAAAAGCCGGCGCCGATGAGAGGTCGTACTTCTCCTCGGCCAAGACGTTCCTCGCCGAGGGTGTCTCACGATCGTTTCAGGCGCGGATCAAGATCGCGGTCCAGATCATGGTCTAGGTCGAGATCTAGATCGCGAACACGGTCGCGTTCACGGTCAACGTCGAGGTCGAGGTCGCTGCGATCTAGGTCACGATCGAGATCCAGATCGGGATCGCGATCACGGACCAGATCCACTTCGGGGTCTAGACTGAGGAGCCCGGATCATGGTTTGAGGATGCCAGAACGATTGCGTTCATCCAG ATCACCCTCTGTGGGAAGGGGCAGAGCCGGCGAAAGCTCGAGGGAAAGGAaggatgaacacgataatagAAAGCTAGATAGCTGCGGCGAAAGGGGTAGACGCATTGAAACGATTGTTCAGTCGGTTTCCGGGCTGGCTAGGGACTCAGCCGTGTTAGACTCGGAAATGCACATGGCCGACAATATGGAGACGGTCGCGGCTGGTTTCCAATATCCCAACGAGAACGAAGTTGGAAACGAATACTATTATAGCGAGAATAATTTGACCTATCCTCCGTGCATTGACGACTCAGCCACGAGCTCGCCGAAACGTTTATCCCTCGACGATAG GCTGGAACTCGAACTGGGAATTAAGAAGCAACAGGACACTGTGGGAGTAGCCTCGGATTATCCAGATAACTTCAATACTAACGTCTGCTATCCATCTTCGCCTCAGCAGCAACAACAAATGCTCTATCGTCAGCAACCTACCGTATTACAA GTGGGCAACGTGTTGCAAGTTGTGCCAGCAGACTTCAACGGGATGCCTGCTGCGCACAGGGAACCCACGAGTTCCTCAACGGCTCCAATAGTCAGAGGTTCCAGCCAGGTAGTGCGCGTAGGTAATGTCCTCCAAGTGGTACCCACGTCGTTAGACTGGAGTGGCGGGCAGCCCTCGTCAGTGGAGCAACCGGCAGGGATAATGTACCCCGCCACAGTTCCACAACCTTCTCCAGTTCCTTCAACCTCCATATCCATACCTGTTCCAGTTCCTGTACCCATGCCTGTGCCTGTACCCACTATAAGCGCATCCACGCCTGTGCCTGCACTGTCCCCGGTTGCACTGCCACTTGCTGTTCCTGTACCGGTCCCCGGACCTGTTCCGCTTCCTGTGGCGCCAGCGGTGTTCCCCAGAACGGAAGTGCCGGCGCCAA AAACGCCAGTTCAGCCAGTGTACAACTACGAGGTCATATTAGAGACTCGACGCAAAGAAAGGGAGGAGCGCAAACGATTGAGGGAGATGAGGAGGAAGGAGAAGGAGCGAAGACGGATAGAGAGGATCAATCGACGCGCCCTTCGGATGTTAGAGAAGAGCACCATGCGCCAGACCGACAGTGGTCAGCCGAAGTCTTCGAGTCTGGATCCTGCGGTGTTAAAGGCTCTTCGAGAAACCGATGAGCAAGCTGAAACGGAAGAGCAACCTGTTCCTGTGGCTTCTGAAAAGGAAGAAGGCGCGTCGGTTGCTGCGCTACCTGCTTCAACGGAGGAGGAAGACGTACCTGTCGACGACGatgaagaggaggaagaggaggaagagccTGAAGTGGAGGACGAcgaggaggacgaagaggaACCAGAAGAAGACGAGGAAGAGGACGAAGATGATGATGAAAAGTCGTCCTCGAGGATGAGCAATCGACGCACCGAAATGGACGATGCTGCTGTAGCAACGACTTCTGAAACGAGCAATGTCAACCTCGAAACAGAGTCGAAAGATTGGCCAGAGTTGCCTCCACCGCCTCTTAAAGGAATTTTAGTCGCCCCAGGCTTCAG AAGATCTCTGGTGCCTAATGGTAACCTGGATGACTTATCCACCCCTGAAAATGAGAGCGACGACAATGGGGAGAAAGAATGGTTGGACATAGACAAATTCAACGAATCCAATAAGGAGGAGATGGGAGAGAATAAGTCGGGCAAGTCGAAGGCTCAAGTCAAGATTAAGTCGAAATCGTTGAAGCTAAGCATACGGAAGAGGAGCAAGAAGTCAGTTCAATTCGCGGACGGTATCAAACCGGGAGAGGGTACGAGTCCTAGTGGAGGTGAAGGGGACATGCCTTCTCCTCCGCCTCCTACGGCTGTGATTACCCGGGATGGGGTCCGTGAGATTCGAAGGTCCAGCTCCAGGAAGAGCAGGAAGCAGGAGAAGAGAAGTCGACCGCCTAAGGCCAAAAAGAAAGTGAAG GTGAAGATCATCAAACTGAAGAAGCCACGCGTCACTCCCTTAACGGCGATGATGATGGACGACTCGGACGAGTTGGACGACCGATCTCCGCCACCGCCACCATCAGGATCACCACCACCCCCGCATCTATGGCCAAGTTATCTGTCAGCTTACAATTCCATTGCTCGACCCACCGAAGCTCCATCTACGTCATCTACGGTTGCTAACGCTGTGGTGGCTCCTCCACCACCGACGCCCTTGCCTCTTCTAATTCCCCCACCACCCCTGAATTATACGATACAACCTTGTAGTAAAGCATAA